CTAGCTCAGCACGATCCTTGGTCGCCTCATTAATCCATAGTGCTGGCAACCCAAAAGCTGGTTCCTTCGTCTCAATGCCTGTAATGGAATCATCATCCATCCCTGGGCTCATTGCCAAATAGTGATTAAGTAATAATTCACCACTGCCAACGACATTTCCTTTAATTTTGATGACATATTCATTCGGTTTTAGTTGAATATTGTCGCGAATTCGAATCACTGGAACGATTAAGCCCATCTCAAGTGCGCATTGCCGGCGAATCATGATGATCCGGTCAAGCAAATCGCCGCCCTGAGCTGTATCCGCAAGCGGGATGAGCCCGTAACCGAATTCGAACTCGATAGCATCGACCTGAAGCAAGTTGATGACGCTCTCTGGGCTGCGCACTTCTTCGATTTGCTGTTCCTCCTCCTGCTGCTCCTGCTCGATCTGCTTCTTATTCATGTTCTTCTGCATTCGCCTTGCCGCGAACAACAGAAGTGCCGCAAACGGAAGCGTAGTCCATGGACCAATCGGCGTAAACAGGCCAAGCACTGTAATGGTGCCTGCTACGATGTAGATCAGCTTCGGATATGTAAACAACTGACTCGTAATATCTTCGGCAAGATTTCCTTCCGAAGAAGCACGGGTAACGATCAAGCCTGACGCCGTTGAGATAAGCAGCGCCGGAATCTGACTGACAAGTCCGTCCCCGATGGTTAGCAATGAATAGGTCCCTAATGATGATTGGAAATCCATCTTGTGGATCGTCATCCCGATAATAAATCCACCGATCAAATTGATCAGCAAGATAATGATACTTGCGATTGCATCACCTTTGACAAACTTACTGGCACCATCCATCGCCCCGTAGAAGTCAGCCTCGCGCTCAATCTTTCTACGGCGCTCACGGGCCTGTTGCTCGTTAATCAACCCGGCGTTAAGGTCGGCATCGATACTCATTTGCTTCCCGGGCATTGCATCCAAGGTAAAACGTGCAGCTACTTCCGCAACCCGTTCCGAACCTTTGGTAATAACGATAAACTGTACAACCACCAGAATCAGGAAGACGACAAAACCGACAACCGGTTCCCCTTGAGCCACCCAAGAGCCAAATGTAGCAACCACATGGCCGGCTTTGGCCTGCCCCAGAATCAGCTTGGTTGTCGATACGTTAAGCGCAAGCCGGAACAGAGTCGTTATGAGCAGCATAGCCGGGAAGATCGAAAACTGCAGAGCCTCCCGTGTATTCATCGCCACAAGCAAAATCGTAAGCGAGAGCGATATATTAATGATGAGAAGAATGTCCAGTAGCCATGTCGGGATGGGAACGATCATCAATAGAACGATACCGATTATCCCCACTAATATGAACAGATCTTTGAACTTCTTCACCGGTCTTCCTCCGATCCGAGAGCTTATTTCACTTTGCCTTGTAATCTATATACATATGCCAGCACTTCGGCTACGGCTTGGAACAGATCCGCAGGTATCGAATCGCCGATTTCGGTTCTCTGGAAAAGGGCGCGTGCCAACGGCTTATTTTCCATTGTGATTACGCCATGCTCCTTGGCGATCTCCTTGATACGCAGAGCCACATAATCTTGACCTTTAGCTATCACTTTTGGTGCATCCATCTGCGTGCCATCATACTTGAGTGCTACAGCAAAGTGCGTCGGGTTCGTAATAATCACATCCGCCTTCGGCACCTCCTGCATCATCCGCTGCAGGGCCATCCGTCTTTGCCGCTCACGGATTTTACCTTTGACGAGCGGATCACCCTCCATTTTCTTATACTCATCCTTAATGTCCTGCTTGGACATCTTCAAGCTCTTGTCATGCTCGTATTTCTGATAAATATAATCCAGGACTGCAAGCACAAACAGCGCCGCAGCAATCTTCAAACCGAGATTCATCGTCAATTGAGCCGTAAAATGAAAAGCCTCCTGTACCGGAACATAGCCAAGCGATGAAATCTGGTCTCTAGCACCC
The window above is part of the Paenibacillus lutimineralis genome. Proteins encoded here:
- the flhB gene encoding flagellar biosynthesis protein FlhB; its protein translation is MAYRIKLDLQLFSGEKTEKATPKKKQDARKKGQVAKSQDLSGAAILLSSFLSLLIFGGYIKERVVFMFSDVYYHRLQMNVTSENVMVMFGDYAIQILLALAPIFLVAIVMALIVNYAQVGFLLTGDPLKMKFSKIDPIKGFKNIFSMRSLVQFLKSILKLIIIGFLVYSTIWGARDQISSLGYVPVQEAFHFTAQLTMNLGLKIAAALFVLAVLDYIYQKYEHDKSLKMSKQDIKDEYKKMEGDPLVKGKIRERQRRMALQRMMQEVPKADVIITNPTHFAVALKYDGTQMDAPKVIAKGQDYVALRIKEIAKEHGVITMENKPLARALFQRTEIGDSIPADLFQAVAEVLAYVYRLQGKVK
- the flhA gene encoding flagellar biosynthesis protein FlhA, whose amino-acid sequence is MIVPIPTWLLDILLIINISLSLTILLVAMNTREALQFSIFPAMLLITTLFRLALNVSTTKLILGQAKAGHVVATFGSWVAQGEPVVGFVVFLILVVVQFIVITKGSERVAEVAARFTLDAMPGKQMSIDADLNAGLINEQQARERRRKIEREADFYGAMDGASKFVKGDAIASIIILLINLIGGFIIGMTIHKMDFQSSLGTYSLLTIGDGLVSQIPALLISTASGLIVTRASSEGNLAEDITSQLFTYPKLIYIVAGTITVLGLFTPIGPWTTLPFAALLLFAARRMQKNMNKKQIEQEQQEEEQQIEEVRSPESVINLLQVDAIEFEFGYGLIPLADTAQGGDLLDRIIMIRRQCALEMGLIVPVIRIRDNIQLKPNEYVIKIKGNVVGSGELLLNHYLAMSPGMDDDSITGIETKEPAFGLPALWINEATKDRAELAGYTVVDPPSVVATHLTELIKSHAHELLGRQETKALIDNLKENYAVLVDELIPSVLSIGDVQKVLAKLLREKISIRDLVTIFETLADYGTYTKDPEILTEYVRQALSRQITQQYSQQGETMRVITVGPSLEKKIAESVQQSEHGSYLAMDPTSSQTLFQKLSEQVNRLIQSGQQPIVLTSPTIRMYLRQIIERSMQDIPVLSYSELEPNVEIQSVGVVNL